Part of the Arthrobacter globiformis genome is shown below.
GTGTGCCCTAGCCATGTTCGATTTGGCGCCTACAGGAACATCGTCGAAGGAGGGCCGACAGCGTCAGGCCGAGAACCCTCCGTCGGCCTTAATGAGCTGACCGGAAACCCAGCGGCCTGCCGGGGACAGCAGGAAAGCCGCGGTTCCCGCCACGTCGGCGGGGGTGCCCAGGCGGCCGCCCGGCTGGTGCCGGACCAGCGCTTCGCGGGTCTGGTCATCCATCCAGCCGGTGTCCACGGGCCCGGGATTGAGCACATTGGCGCTGATGCCGAGCGGCCCAAGTTCACGCGCGGAGGCGATCACGATCCGGTCCAGCGCACCTTTAGACGCACCGTACGGCAGATTGAACGCTGTGTGGTCGCTGGTCAGCGCGACGATCGCGCCGCCGTCGTCCGCTGCCTGCTGCGCGAAGGCGCGAATCAGCTGCCAGCTGGCCCTGGTGTTCACGGCAAAGTGCCGTTCGAAGCTTTCGAGGGTGGTGTCCAGGATGCCCGAGTCGACGGATTCGGCGTGACTGAGGACCATTCCGTGCAGGGTTCCTGCCTGCGCGGCCACGTCCGCCATCAGCCGGTCGACGGCGCCCGGGTCCTGAAAGTTGGCGGGCAGGGCTACCACCTTGGAGCCGATGGCCGCCAGTTCGGCGGCGAGCCGGCCGACGTCGTCCGGCTGGATGCCCCAGGGCATGCGGGCGTC
Proteins encoded:
- a CDS encoding SDR family oxidoreductase; translated protein: MSTALVTGVGRLAGIGAGIARQLAADGWDLVLTYWQDYDARMPWGIQPDDVGRLAAELAAIGSKVVALPANFQDPGAVDRLMADVAAQAGTLHGMVLSHAESVDSGILDTTLESFERHFAVNTRASWQLIRAFAQQAADDGGAIVALTSDHTAFNLPYGASKGALDRIVIASARELGPLGISANVLNPGPVDTGWMDDQTREALVRHQPGGRLGTPADVAGTAAFLLSPAGRWVSGQLIKADGGFSA